The following coding sequences lie in one Opisthocomus hoazin isolate bOpiHoa1 chromosome 7, bOpiHoa1.hap1, whole genome shotgun sequence genomic window:
- the GCHFR gene encoding GTP cyclohydrolase 1 feedback regulatory protein, whose amino-acid sequence MPYLLISTQIRMEVGPTMVGDEHSDPSLMSFLGATKRNMLGNHFWEYYVNDAPRIVLNKLESCGYRVVSMTGVGQTLVWCLHKE is encoded by the exons ATGCCGTACCTGCTCATCAGCACCCAGATCCGCATg GAGGTCGGGCCCACCATGGTGGGAGACGAGCATTCGGATCCCAGCCTGATGAGCTTCCTGGGGGCCACGAAGAGGAACATGCTGGGGAACCACTT CTGGGAGTACTACGTGAACGACGCGCCGCGGATAGTCTTGAACAAGCTGGAGAGCTGCGGCTACCGGGTGGTGAGCATGACCGGCGTGGGCCAGACGCTGGTGTGGTGCCTCCACAAGGAATAG